From Leifsonia sp. fls2-241-R2A-40a, one genomic window encodes:
- the pdxS gene encoding pyridoxal 5'-phosphate synthase lyase subunit PdxS, producing the protein MTDNNQGAATGSSRVKRGLAEMLKGGVIMDVVTPEQARIAEDAGAVAVMALERVPADIRAQGGVARMSDPDLIEAIIAEVSIPVMAKARIGHFVEAQVLEALDVDYIDESEVLSPADYVNHIDKWKFTVPFVCGATNLGEALRRINEGAAMIRSKGEAGTGDVSEATKHIRKITSEINALKSMTKDELYVAAKELQAPYELVAEIAETGKLPVVLFTAGGVATPADAAMMMQLGADGVFVGSGIFKSGNPEQRAAAIVKATTFYDDAKVIAEVSRGLGEAMVGINVSDLAAPHRLAERGW; encoded by the coding sequence ATGACAGACAACAACCAGGGCGCAGCCACGGGCTCGAGCCGCGTGAAGCGCGGGCTCGCCGAGATGCTGAAGGGCGGCGTCATCATGGACGTCGTCACGCCCGAGCAGGCCCGCATCGCCGAGGACGCCGGCGCAGTCGCCGTCATGGCGCTGGAGCGCGTCCCCGCGGACATCCGCGCCCAGGGCGGCGTCGCCCGGATGAGCGACCCGGACCTGATCGAGGCCATCATCGCCGAGGTGTCCATCCCCGTCATGGCGAAGGCCCGTATCGGCCACTTCGTCGAGGCCCAGGTGCTGGAGGCGCTCGATGTCGACTACATCGACGAGTCGGAGGTGCTCTCGCCCGCCGACTACGTGAACCACATCGACAAGTGGAAGTTCACCGTCCCCTTCGTCTGCGGCGCGACCAACCTCGGTGAGGCGCTGCGGCGCATCAACGAGGGTGCGGCGATGATCCGCTCCAAGGGCGAGGCCGGAACCGGCGACGTCTCCGAGGCGACCAAGCACATCCGCAAGATCACGTCCGAGATCAACGCACTGAAGTCCATGACCAAGGACGAGCTGTACGTCGCGGCGAAGGAGCTTCAGGCGCCGTACGAGCTGGTGGCGGAGATCGCCGAGACCGGCAAGCTCCCCGTCGTGCTGTTCACCGCGGGCGGCGTGGCCACCCCGGCGGATGCCGCGATGATGATGCAGCTCGGCGCCGACGGCGTCTTCGTGGGCTCCGGCATCTTCAAGTCGGGCAACCCGGAGCAGCGCGCGGCGGCGATCGTGAAGGCGACGACCTTCTACGACGACGCGAAGGTGATCGCGGAGGTCTCCCGCGGCCTCGGCGAGGCGATGGTCGGCATCAACGTGTCCGACCTGGCCGCGCCGCACCGTCTCGCCGAGCGTGGCTGGTAA
- the pdxT gene encoding pyridoxal 5'-phosphate synthase glutaminase subunit PdxT encodes MTGTTAKVGVLALQGDFREHIAVLRGLGADAVPVRRPAELEEIDGLVIPGGESSVMDKLSRAFGLAEPLRDAIGGGLPVYGTCAGLIMLADRVLDGIAGQQSLGGLDVAVRRNAFGSQVDSFETDLDIPAVGEEPMHAVFIRAPIVESVGARATPLAQVEDGRVVAVEQGNLLGTSFHPEITGDTRFHDYFLRKVQDAR; translated from the coding sequence CTGACGGGAACGACGGCGAAGGTCGGCGTCCTCGCCCTGCAGGGTGACTTCCGCGAGCACATCGCGGTCCTGCGCGGCCTGGGCGCCGACGCTGTGCCGGTGCGGCGTCCGGCCGAGCTGGAGGAGATCGACGGCCTGGTCATCCCGGGTGGCGAGTCGAGCGTGATGGACAAGCTGTCGCGTGCCTTCGGGCTCGCCGAGCCGCTTCGCGACGCGATCGGCGGCGGTCTGCCGGTGTACGGCACGTGCGCCGGACTCATCATGCTCGCCGACCGCGTGCTCGACGGCATCGCCGGTCAGCAGAGCCTCGGCGGCCTGGATGTGGCGGTGCGCCGGAACGCGTTCGGCTCCCAGGTGGACTCCTTCGAGACCGACCTGGACATCCCGGCCGTGGGGGAGGAGCCCATGCACGCGGTCTTCATCCGCGCGCCGATCGTCGAGAGCGTCGGAGCGAGGGCGACCCCGCTCGCCCAGGTCGAGGACGGCCGGGTCGTCGCGGTCGAGCAGGGCAACCTTCTCGGCACCTCGTTCCACCCGGAGATCACAGGGGATACGCGGTTCCACGACTACTTCCTGCGGAAGGTCCAGGACGCGCGGTAG
- a CDS encoding cyclic nucleotide-binding domain-containing thioredoxin-disulfide reductase has protein sequence MTERAPFRVPVGSAANPVLDRESLHRLESFGTVEEVAEGDTLFRAGDENLDFFVVEAGRVDIVREATTGSRARVVAEWQAGEFLGELSMLTGQASILTALVVEPGRVLRIPNAVFKQIMATDARLSETLLGAFRARRRLLMAAADRTVQLFGREGNAGALALRRYAARMELPHRWIDVGTEAGREALEAVGHTEAELPLVLARETVLPNATPRQLAETVGLAFRYRDGDSFDLVVVGAGPAGLAAGIYGASEGLSTLVLDALAPGGQAAASSRIENYLGFPSGLSGAELTELGLVQALKFGVRLSAPAEVTQLRHDADGIVLELGDGDSIRARSVVVATGARYRRLPLDNWAQFEGGSIFFATTELEARTVDRRPSVVVGGANSAGQAALYLAGLGGDVALVVRGPSIEAKMSTYLVDRVVAHERIHVHVSSDVTGLHGEDQLEEVTVTSSDTGESARIPAAALFCFVGAQPGASWLAGAAADGSGFLLTDVDLPAPDDGSRGPLPFETSLPRVFAAGDVRHGSMKRIAAAVGEGASAVASVHRALAVR, from the coding sequence ATGACCGAGCGCGCCCCCTTCCGCGTCCCCGTCGGGAGTGCCGCCAATCCGGTGCTCGACCGGGAGTCCCTGCACCGGCTGGAGTCGTTCGGCACGGTGGAGGAGGTGGCGGAGGGCGACACCCTCTTCCGTGCCGGCGACGAGAACCTGGACTTCTTCGTGGTGGAGGCCGGGCGGGTCGACATCGTCCGCGAGGCGACCACCGGATCCCGCGCCCGCGTGGTGGCAGAGTGGCAGGCCGGCGAATTCCTCGGCGAACTGAGCATGCTGACCGGGCAGGCGTCCATCCTCACCGCCCTGGTCGTGGAGCCGGGACGCGTGCTCCGCATCCCGAACGCCGTGTTCAAGCAGATCATGGCGACGGATGCGAGACTCTCGGAGACGCTGCTCGGCGCGTTCCGTGCGCGGCGCAGGCTTCTGATGGCCGCGGCTGACAGGACCGTCCAGCTCTTCGGCAGGGAGGGGAACGCCGGCGCGCTGGCGCTGCGTCGGTACGCCGCCCGCATGGAGCTCCCGCACCGCTGGATCGACGTCGGAACCGAGGCTGGGCGCGAGGCGCTGGAGGCGGTCGGGCACACCGAGGCCGAGCTGCCGCTCGTTCTGGCGCGGGAGACCGTGCTTCCCAACGCCACGCCGCGCCAGCTCGCCGAGACGGTCGGACTCGCCTTCCGCTACCGGGACGGCGACTCGTTCGACCTCGTCGTGGTCGGTGCCGGCCCGGCGGGGCTGGCTGCCGGGATCTACGGCGCCTCCGAGGGCCTGAGCACCCTCGTGCTCGACGCCCTGGCCCCGGGCGGGCAGGCCGCGGCCAGCTCGCGGATCGAGAACTACCTGGGATTCCCGTCCGGGCTCTCGGGCGCGGAACTGACCGAGCTCGGACTCGTGCAGGCGCTGAAGTTCGGCGTGCGGCTCTCCGCACCCGCCGAGGTGACCCAGCTCCGGCACGACGCGGACGGCATCGTGCTCGAGCTCGGCGACGGCGACAGCATCCGTGCGCGCTCCGTCGTCGTCGCGACCGGAGCGCGGTATCGCCGGCTGCCCCTGGACAACTGGGCGCAGTTCGAGGGCGGCAGCATCTTCTTCGCCACGACGGAGCTGGAGGCGCGGACCGTCGACCGGCGCCCGTCGGTCGTCGTCGGCGGCGCCAACTCCGCAGGCCAGGCGGCGCTGTACCTCGCCGGACTCGGCGGTGACGTCGCCCTGGTCGTGCGCGGGCCGTCCATCGAGGCGAAGATGTCCACTTATCTCGTCGACCGCGTCGTCGCGCATGAGCGCATCCACGTTCACGTGTCCTCGGATGTCACGGGGCTCCACGGCGAGGACCAGCTGGAAGAGGTCACCGTCACCTCGTCCGATACGGGCGAATCGGCGCGCATCCCTGCGGCCGCCCTGTTCTGCTTCGTGGGCGCCCAGCCCGGAGCCTCGTGGCTCGCGGGGGCAGCCGCGGATGGCAGCGGGTTCCTGCTCACCGACGTCGATCTTCCGGCACCGGATGACGGGAGCCGCGGTCCGCTGCCGTTCGAGACGAGCCTGCCGCGGGTGTTCGCGGCGGGCGACGTCCGCCACGGGTCGATGAAGCGGATCGCAGCGGCGGTCGGCGAAGGCGCCAGCGCGGTCGCGTCGGTGCACCGGGCGCTCGCCGTGCGCTGA
- a CDS encoding YebC/PmpR family DNA-binding transcriptional regulator, with translation MSGHSKWATTKHKKAVIDARRAKSFAKLIKNIEVAAKTGGADMSGNPTLVDAVQKAKKTSVPNDNIDRAIKRGAGLTGESIDYTTIMYEGYGPGGVALLIECLTENRNRAAAEVRTAMTRNGGTMADPGSVAYNFHRKGVIVVPHADGVDEDTVLTAVLDAGAEEVTDRGESFEVVTEASDLVAARTALQEAGIDYDSADAEFVATVNVDADAEVARKVFRLIDALEDSDDVQNVYTNLDITPEVQAQLDEDDE, from the coding sequence GTGTCCGGGCATTCCAAGTGGGCAACGACCAAGCACAAGAAGGCGGTGATCGACGCCCGCCGCGCGAAGTCCTTCGCCAAGCTGATCAAGAACATCGAGGTGGCGGCGAAGACCGGCGGCGCCGACATGTCCGGCAACCCGACGCTCGTCGACGCGGTGCAGAAGGCCAAGAAGACCTCGGTCCCGAACGACAACATCGACCGCGCGATCAAGCGCGGCGCCGGGCTCACCGGTGAGTCGATCGACTACACGACGATCATGTACGAGGGCTACGGTCCCGGCGGCGTCGCGCTTTTGATCGAGTGCCTCACCGAGAACCGGAACCGCGCGGCCGCTGAGGTCCGCACGGCGATGACGCGCAACGGCGGCACCATGGCCGACCCGGGCAGCGTCGCGTACAACTTCCACCGCAAGGGCGTCATCGTGGTCCCCCACGCCGACGGCGTGGATGAGGACACGGTCCTCACCGCCGTGCTCGACGCTGGGGCCGAAGAGGTCACCGACCGCGGGGAGAGCTTCGAAGTGGTGACGGAGGCCTCCGACCTGGTCGCCGCGCGTACCGCGCTGCAGGAGGCCGGGATCGACTACGACTCCGCCGACGCGGAGTTCGTCGCGACCGTGAACGTCGACGCCGACGCCGAGGTCGCCCGGAAGGTCTTCCGGCTGATCGACGCGCTCGAGGACTCCGACGACGTCCAGAACGTCTACACGAACCTCGACATCACCCCCGAGGTTCAGGCGCAGCTCGACGAAGACGACGAGTAG
- the ruvC gene encoding crossover junction endodeoxyribonuclease RuvC: MRVLGIDPGLTRCGVGIVDVRADRRATLVHVTVIRTPPTMALEERLLAVGTGIEALLDEHGPAVVAIERVFAQHNLRTVMGTAQVSGVALHAAAKRGLAVGLHTPSEVKAAITGYGSADKKQVQAMVARILGLAEAPKPADAADALAIAICHAWRGGPVAPDAGGATAALTPAQQAWRAAERSGRTSAAPRKLAR, from the coding sequence ATCAGGGTGCTCGGCATCGACCCCGGCCTCACGCGCTGCGGCGTCGGCATCGTCGACGTGCGGGCGGACCGCCGCGCGACGCTCGTCCACGTGACCGTCATCCGGACACCGCCCACGATGGCTCTGGAGGAACGCCTCCTGGCCGTGGGCACCGGCATCGAAGCGCTGCTCGACGAGCACGGACCCGCCGTGGTCGCGATCGAGCGCGTCTTCGCCCAGCACAACCTGCGGACCGTGATGGGGACCGCGCAGGTCAGCGGCGTCGCCCTCCACGCCGCCGCCAAGCGCGGACTCGCGGTCGGGCTGCACACCCCGAGCGAGGTGAAGGCGGCCATCACCGGATACGGTTCCGCCGACAAGAAGCAGGTGCAGGCAATGGTGGCGCGCATCCTGGGCCTGGCCGAGGCGCCGAAGCCGGCGGACGCGGCGGATGCGCTGGCCATCGCGATCTGCCATGCCTGGCGCGGCGGACCGGTAGCACCGGATGCCGGGGGAGCGACGGCTGCGCTGACCCCGGCGCAGCAGGCGTGGCGCGCCGCGGAGCGCTCCGGTCGGACGTCGGCGGCCCCCCGTAAGCTTGCACGGTGA
- the ruvA gene encoding Holliday junction branch migration protein RuvA, producing the protein MISSLRGTVLDARGGTAVIEVGGVGFALQLTPDHVLSLRVGEEAFLYTSLIVREDALQLFGFADREQLEVFELLNGVSGVGPKSAIGVLSVLSPDDIAAAVAADDDAPFRKVSGIGPKTAKLIVVSLTGKIVASRRPARAVKVAGAPSSVADSVLVALVGLGWPEKVAAEAVVEVVSDTDEKQRDSVQTLLRLTLARLGPAKQAAR; encoded by the coding sequence GTGATCTCCTCCCTCCGCGGTACCGTCCTCGACGCTCGGGGCGGCACCGCCGTCATCGAGGTGGGCGGGGTCGGCTTCGCACTGCAGCTCACGCCCGACCATGTGCTGTCGCTGCGTGTCGGCGAGGAGGCGTTCCTCTACACGTCTCTCATCGTGCGTGAGGATGCGCTGCAGCTGTTCGGCTTCGCCGACCGCGAGCAGCTGGAGGTGTTCGAACTGCTCAACGGCGTCTCCGGTGTCGGCCCAAAGTCGGCCATCGGCGTGCTGTCCGTGCTGAGCCCCGACGACATCGCCGCCGCGGTGGCGGCTGACGACGACGCTCCCTTCCGCAAGGTGTCCGGAATCGGACCCAAGACGGCCAAGCTCATCGTGGTCTCCCTGACCGGCAAGATCGTCGCCTCACGTCGCCCTGCGCGGGCCGTCAAGGTGGCTGGCGCGCCGTCCTCGGTCGCCGACAGCGTCCTGGTTGCGCTCGTCGGCCTCGGCTGGCCGGAGAAGGTGGCGGCGGAGGCCGTCGTCGAGGTCGTCTCCGACACCGATGAGAAGCAGCGCGACAGCGTCCAGACCCTGCTGCGACTCACTCTCGCGCGGCTCGGCCCGGCGAAGCAGGCCGCACGATGA
- the ruvB gene encoding Holliday junction branch migration DNA helicase RuvB — MTDDDLTAPELESESELAFEGALRPRSLAEFVGQAKVRGQLQLLLTAARMQERTADHILLAGPPGLGKTTLAMIVAHESGRPLRLSSGPAIQHAGDLAALLSSLTPGEVLFIDEIHRMARSAEEMLYLAMEDFRIDIMVGKGAGATSIPLDLAPFTLVGATTRSGLLPNPLRDRFGFTAHLEFYDEAELAQVLSRAATMLEFDIDREALAEIAGRCRGTPRIANRLLRRVRDYALVHGGRADVDAVRAALELYDVDPLGLDRLDRAVLHILLERFDGGPVGLNTLAVSVGEEAETIESVVEPFLVRIGLLSRTPRGRMATAAAWRHLGIPSRQPGSSQPPTLIDDI, encoded by the coding sequence ATGACCGACGACGATCTGACGGCTCCCGAACTCGAATCGGAATCGGAGCTCGCCTTCGAGGGCGCTCTGCGCCCGCGGAGCCTGGCGGAGTTCGTCGGGCAGGCGAAGGTGCGCGGTCAGCTGCAGCTACTCCTCACCGCAGCCCGGATGCAGGAGCGGACCGCCGACCACATCCTGCTCGCCGGTCCGCCCGGCCTCGGCAAGACGACGCTCGCGATGATCGTGGCGCACGAGAGCGGCCGGCCGCTTCGTCTCTCCAGCGGTCCCGCCATCCAGCATGCCGGCGACCTGGCGGCGCTGCTGTCGTCGCTCACGCCCGGCGAGGTGCTCTTCATCGACGAGATCCACCGCATGGCGCGCTCGGCGGAGGAGATGCTGTACCTCGCGATGGAGGACTTCCGGATCGACATCATGGTCGGCAAGGGTGCGGGAGCGACGTCCATCCCGCTCGATCTGGCGCCCTTCACCCTGGTCGGCGCGACCACGCGGTCCGGGCTCCTGCCCAACCCGCTGCGCGACCGCTTCGGCTTCACCGCCCATCTCGAGTTCTACGACGAGGCAGAACTGGCGCAGGTGCTCTCGCGAGCGGCCACGATGCTCGAGTTCGACATCGACCGGGAGGCGCTGGCGGAGATCGCCGGCCGCTGCCGCGGCACCCCGCGTATCGCCAACCGCCTGCTGCGCCGCGTGCGCGACTACGCGCTGGTGCACGGGGGACGAGCCGACGTGGATGCGGTGCGCGCGGCCCTCGAACTGTACGACGTCGATCCGCTCGGCCTCGACCGGCTCGACCGTGCGGTGCTGCACATCCTCCTCGAGCGCTTCGACGGCGGCCCCGTCGGACTCAACACCCTCGCGGTCTCGGTCGGCGAGGAGGCGGAGACCATCGAATCGGTGGTCGAGCCGTTCCTCGTCCGCATCGGGCTACTCTCCCGCACGCCGCGCGGACGCATGGCGACGGCGGCGGCGTGGCGGCACTTGGGCATCCCCAGTCGACAGCCTGGCTCTTCCCAGCCACCGACGCTGATCGATGACATATAA
- the yajC gene encoding preprotein translocase subunit YajC — MVFDPLTILMVVILAALVFFMFRNSRKRRREQEDTRSKMVPGAEVMTNFGLYGTLVSVDESDNTAMIETSPGHVVKVHRQVLARVVEPTVAEPAGDDAATAAAAPGVELNQDHAITADAADATAPEYGERVDEAKKPGAKSDD, encoded by the coding sequence ATGGTCTTTGACCCGTTGACCATCCTGATGGTCGTCATCCTGGCGGCCCTCGTCTTCTTCATGTTCCGGAACAGCCGCAAGCGGCGCCGCGAGCAGGAGGACACGCGCTCGAAGATGGTGCCCGGCGCCGAGGTCATGACCAACTTCGGCCTCTACGGCACGCTGGTGTCGGTCGACGAGAGCGACAACACCGCCATGATCGAGACGAGCCCCGGCCACGTCGTGAAGGTGCACCGTCAGGTGCTCGCCCGCGTCGTCGAGCCGACCGTCGCGGAGCCCGCCGGCGATGACGCTGCCACGGCCGCGGCCGCTCCCGGCGTCGAGCTCAACCAGGACCACGCGATCACCGCCGACGCGGCCGACGCGACTGCTCCCGAGTACGGCGAGCGTGTCGACGAGGCCAAGAAGCCCGGCGCGAAGAGCGACGACTAA
- the secD gene encoding protein translocase subunit SecD gives MAKSTPVKKAWRSLTWLGVIVVVLLGTLTAGVLFSNATWLPKLALDLEGGTQIILAPQVENGQSVQQEQLDQAVSIIRQRIDASGVSEAQISTEGSRNIVVSLPGKPDQATLDRVKSSARLDFRPVLIAGGPTNEVVGADGKSTPAPSPAPGLQSTPSTKPTNGSDLAWVTPKLQAEFDAYDCKANANKTSSSAPTDQPLITCDDQNTVKYLLGPVEVKGQDIKDASAGLVQSSQGVTTGQWAVNIVFNDAGTKAFADVTTRLVGLQNAQNQFAIVLDGKVISAPTTQAAITDGKPQITGNFTETTAKALADQLKFGALPFSFKVQSQDTISATLGTAQLLAGLIAGLIGLILVAIYTFFQYRLLGLVTITSLVVAGVLTWLTISLLSWHYDYRLSLAGVAGLIVAIGFTADSFIVYFERIRDELRDGRGLESAVEAGWARARRTIYASKATNLLAAVVLYILAAANVRGFAFTLGLTTIIDVIVVLLFTHPTLQLLARTRFFSSGHPLSGLDPQALGAVYRGAAQFRAPTATVKAGTAVRSGKEAARRQTIAERKAAELAGASTSSDRSTEGKDS, from the coding sequence GTGGCAAAGTCGACCCCGGTCAAGAAAGCCTGGCGTTCGCTGACGTGGCTCGGCGTCATCGTGGTGGTGCTCCTGGGCACCCTCACGGCCGGCGTCCTGTTCAGCAATGCCACCTGGCTGCCTAAGCTCGCCCTCGACCTCGAGGGCGGCACGCAGATCATCCTCGCGCCGCAGGTCGAGAACGGTCAGTCGGTGCAGCAGGAGCAGCTGGACCAGGCGGTCTCGATCATCCGTCAGCGCATCGACGCGTCGGGTGTCTCCGAGGCGCAGATCTCGACCGAGGGCTCGCGCAACATCGTCGTGTCGCTGCCGGGCAAGCCCGACCAGGCGACGCTCGATCGCGTCAAGTCGAGCGCGCGCCTCGACTTCCGCCCGGTGCTGATCGCCGGCGGTCCGACGAACGAGGTGGTGGGCGCCGACGGCAAGTCGACCCCGGCTCCGTCGCCGGCGCCCGGCCTGCAGTCGACGCCGTCGACCAAGCCGACGAACGGCAGCGACCTGGCCTGGGTGACCCCCAAGCTGCAGGCGGAGTTCGACGCGTACGACTGCAAGGCGAACGCGAACAAGACGTCCAGTTCGGCGCCGACGGACCAGCCACTGATCACCTGCGACGACCAGAACACGGTCAAGTACCTGCTCGGCCCGGTCGAGGTCAAGGGTCAGGACATCAAGGACGCCAGCGCGGGCCTCGTGCAGAGCTCGCAGGGCGTCACGACCGGTCAGTGGGCCGTCAACATCGTGTTCAACGACGCGGGAACGAAGGCCTTCGCCGACGTCACCACCCGCCTCGTGGGGCTGCAGAACGCGCAGAACCAGTTCGCGATCGTGCTCGACGGCAAGGTCATCTCGGCGCCCACGACTCAGGCGGCCATCACCGACGGCAAGCCGCAGATCACCGGTAACTTCACCGAGACCACGGCCAAGGCACTCGCCGACCAGCTGAAGTTCGGCGCGCTGCCGTTCAGCTTCAAGGTGCAGAGCCAGGACACCATCTCGGCGACGCTGGGAACGGCTCAGCTCCTCGCCGGCCTCATCGCCGGCCTGATCGGCCTGATCCTCGTCGCGATCTACACGTTCTTCCAGTACCGCCTTCTGGGCCTGGTCACGATCACCTCGCTGGTGGTCGCCGGTGTGCTCACCTGGTTGACGATCTCGCTGCTGTCGTGGCACTACGACTACCGCCTGTCGCTCGCCGGCGTGGCGGGTCTGATCGTCGCGATCGGCTTCACAGCCGACTCGTTCATCGTGTACTTCGAACGCATCCGAGACGAGTTGCGCGACGGCCGTGGGCTGGAGTCCGCGGTCGAGGCGGGCTGGGCGCGCGCCCGGCGCACGATCTACGCGTCGAAGGCCACCAACCTGCTCGCGGCGGTCGTGCTCTACATCCTTGCCGCCGCCAACGTCCGTGGCTTCGCATTCACTCTCGGCTTGACGACGATCATCGACGTCATCGTCGTGCTGCTCTTCACCCACCCGACGCTGCAGCTGCTGGCCCGCACGCGGTTCTTCAGCTCCGGTCATCCGCTGTCCGGTCTCGACCCGCAGGCTCTGGGCGCGGTGTACCGGGGGGCGGCGCAGTTCCGCGCTCCCACCGCCACCGTCAAGGCCGGTACCGCCGTCCGCAGCGGCAAGGAGGCGGCTCGCCGCCAGACGATCGCGGAGCGCAAGGCGGCAGAGCTCGCCGGCGCCTCGACGTCCTCGGATCGTTCGACCGAGGGGAAGGACTCCTGA
- the secF gene encoding protein translocase subunit SecF → MASRLVKFGNDLYTGARSIDFVGRRKVWYAIAAVMVVLAILIPVVKGGFNFSIEFRGGSQFQITNVSTTDTSKAQAAVTSVVPNAVSHVSVVGNNAVRVQTDQLSEAQTHDVSDALAKAYNVDPSEVSATFIGPSWGADVTQQSIQGLVVFLLLAFIAMALYFRTWKMSAAAIISLFHDLIITAGIYALVGFEVSPATMIGFLTILGYSLYDTVVVFDKIRENTKEELELTRRTFAESVNLAVNQTLVRSINTAVVAVLPVASILFIGAYALGAATLRDISLALLIGIIVGTYSTIFLAAPMYSQFREKEPAIRKHDQKVLSIRPKATVTADAVATAGK, encoded by the coding sequence ATGGCCAGCCGGCTCGTGAAATTCGGTAACGACCTCTACACCGGGGCGCGTTCGATCGACTTCGTCGGCCGACGCAAGGTCTGGTACGCCATCGCGGCCGTCATGGTCGTGCTCGCCATCCTGATCCCCGTGGTCAAGGGCGGTTTCAACTTCTCCATCGAGTTCCGTGGCGGATCGCAGTTCCAGATCACCAACGTCTCGACCACCGACACGAGCAAGGCCCAGGCCGCGGTCACCAGCGTGGTGCCGAACGCCGTGTCTCACGTGAGCGTCGTCGGCAACAACGCGGTGCGTGTGCAGACGGATCAGCTCTCGGAGGCGCAGACGCACGACGTGTCCGACGCGCTGGCGAAGGCGTACAACGTCGACCCGTCGGAGGTCTCGGCCACGTTCATCGGTCCCTCGTGGGGCGCGGATGTGACGCAGCAGTCCATCCAGGGTCTCGTCGTCTTCCTGCTCCTCGCGTTCATCGCGATGGCCTTGTACTTCCGCACCTGGAAGATGTCGGCCGCGGCGATCATCTCGCTCTTCCACGACCTCATCATCACCGCGGGCATCTACGCGCTGGTCGGCTTCGAGGTCTCGCCGGCGACGATGATCGGCTTCCTGACCATCCTCGGCTACTCGCTGTACGACACCGTCGTGGTGTTCGACAAGATCCGCGAGAACACCAAGGAAGAGCTGGAGCTCACCCGGCGGACCTTCGCCGAATCGGTCAACCTCGCCGTCAACCAGACCCTGGTGCGATCGATCAACACCGCCGTGGTGGCTGTTCTGCCGGTGGCGTCCATCCTCTTCATCGGCGCATACGCGCTGGGAGCGGCGACGCTGCGCGACATCTCGCTCGCCCTGCTGATCGGCATCATCGTGGGCACCTACTCGACCATCTTCCTGGCGGCGCCGATGTACTCGCAGTTCCGCGAGAAGGAGCCGGCGATCCGCAAGCACGACCAGAAGGTGCTCTCCATCCGTCCGAAGGCAACGGTCACGGCCGATGCCGTCGCAACGGCCGGGAAGTAG
- a CDS encoding rhodanese-like domain-containing protein gives MTDAAANPGFLAEDEVSASRARDLTDAGEAWLLDVREDYEWEAGHAPGAHHIPMGELGARQHELPEDRQLLVICRSGARSRMVTDALNEANYPAANVEGGMGAWQAAGAPVLRDDGTPGAIA, from the coding sequence ATGACGGACGCCGCCGCGAACCCCGGGTTCCTCGCCGAAGACGAGGTCTCCGCCTCGCGTGCGCGCGACCTGACCGATGCCGGCGAAGCCTGGCTGCTCGACGTCCGCGAGGACTACGAGTGGGAGGCGGGCCACGCGCCCGGCGCGCACCACATCCCGATGGGTGAACTCGGAGCACGCCAGCACGAGCTCCCGGAAGACCGCCAACTGCTGGTGATCTGCCGGAGCGGTGCGCGGTCCCGCATGGTGACCGATGCCCTGAACGAGGCCAACTACCCGGCCGCGAACGTCGAGGGCGGAATGGGCGCCTGGCAGGCGGCGGGCGCCCCCGTGCTGCGCGACGACGGTACGCCAGGAGCGATCGCCTGA